The proteins below come from a single Tachypleus tridentatus isolate NWPU-2018 chromosome 13, ASM421037v1, whole genome shotgun sequence genomic window:
- the LOC143238072 gene encoding large ribosomal subunit protein mL39-like: MLTQQSVLAEVNGKLWDMHRPLEENCTLRFLHFKTEDPFQVNKAFWRSCSFLLGLVLEKALRDDFYVELHSWPKPNGKVH, encoded by the exons ATGCTGACTCAACAATCTGTGCTGGCAGAGGTGAATGGAAAGCTATGGGACATGCACAGACCTTTAGAGGAAAATTGCACTCTTcgttttttacatttcaaaactGAAGATCCTTTTCAAGTGAATAAG gCATTTTGGAGAAGCTGTAGTTTTTTACTTGGACTTGTGTTGGAAAAAGCACTTAGAGATGACTTTTATGTTGAACTTCACAGTTGGCCAAAACCTAATGGTAAAGTTCATTAA